In Marivirga salinae, a single window of DNA contains:
- a CDS encoding SLC13 family permease yields MHQKTILKYSALVLGPLLFLIIQIANPQFWFPEIGWDVFSIALWMIVWWVFEAIPIFATALLPMVLFPSTGVFNLTAATAPYASPIIFLFMGGFMLALAMEKHQLHRRIALNLIRLTGTNANGIILGFMLATAVLSMWISNTATAVMMLPIALSVVKLLEAHENTFSGFNRFKAALFLGIAYSANVGGMATIIGTPPNVVLVGLVKSILGKEISFVSWLIIGIPTVAVMLIIIYQMLTKVLFRHGITKIEKAELFISQELKQLGKWSKEEKWVAVIFSITALCWIFKSQINSLLGIEILNDTVTAMSGGLATFLIPLNKSGKMLMNWEDMKNLPWGILILFGGGMTLAKAMETAGFVDMIGEAISQYQNIPLWLLLLILTALALFLTEVMSNVALTTIAIPMVLSIAKGLDVDPLLLAIPVAMATSCAFMMPISTPPNAIVFSSGYISIKQMVRAGILLNIIAVIVLVIAGFFLAPFVGG; encoded by the coding sequence ATGCATCAAAAAACCATTTTGAAATATTCGGCTTTGGTATTAGGGCCATTACTTTTCCTAATAATCCAAATCGCGAATCCCCAATTTTGGTTTCCTGAAATAGGTTGGGATGTATTTTCCATTGCACTTTGGATGATTGTTTGGTGGGTATTTGAAGCTATCCCGATTTTTGCTACGGCTCTTTTACCTATGGTTTTATTTCCTAGTACAGGGGTGTTTAATCTTACCGCTGCCACAGCTCCTTATGCTAGTCCTATCATCTTCCTATTTATGGGCGGGTTTATGTTGGCTTTGGCCATGGAAAAACATCAGCTTCACAGAAGAATTGCCTTAAACTTAATTCGCTTGACTGGAACAAATGCCAATGGCATAATTCTGGGCTTTATGTTGGCTACTGCCGTACTCAGTATGTGGATAAGCAATACAGCCACAGCGGTTATGATGTTGCCCATTGCACTATCGGTGGTTAAATTATTGGAGGCACATGAAAATACATTTTCAGGATTCAATCGCTTTAAAGCAGCTTTGTTTTTAGGGATTGCATATTCCGCAAATGTTGGGGGTATGGCTACTATCATTGGGACACCTCCAAATGTAGTTTTAGTAGGATTAGTTAAAAGTATTTTAGGTAAAGAGATCAGCTTTGTAAGCTGGTTAATTATTGGCATTCCAACAGTGGCGGTTATGCTAATCATTATTTATCAAATGTTGACAAAAGTGCTTTTCCGTCATGGTATCACTAAAATTGAGAAAGCTGAATTATTTATTAGTCAAGAGTTAAAGCAACTTGGCAAATGGAGTAAAGAAGAAAAATGGGTAGCAGTAATATTCAGTATTACCGCTTTATGTTGGATTTTCAAATCTCAAATCAATTCACTCTTAGGAATTGAAATCTTAAATGATACGGTTACAGCTATGTCTGGTGGATTGGCTACATTTTTAATCCCGCTCAATAAGTCAGGTAAAATGTTGATGAACTGGGAAGATATGAAAAATCTTCCTTGGGGTATTTTAATATTATTTGGAGGAGGAATGACACTTGCCAAAGCAATGGAAACCGCTGGATTTGTAGATATGATAGGAGAAGCGATCAGTCAGTATCAGAATATTCCATTATGGTTATTGTTATTAATTTTAACTGCATTAGCTCTATTCTTAACTGAGGTGATGAGTAATGTTGCGCTTACCACAATAGCAATTCCTATGGTTTTAAGCATTGCAAAAGGATTGGATGTTGATCCATTACTGTTAGCCATACCGGTCGCCATGGCTACAAGTTGTGCTTTTATGATGCCCATTAGCACTCCGCCCAATGCTATTGTCTTTTCCAGTGGCTATATAAGCATCAAGCAAATGGTTAGAGCAGGGATTTTATTAAATATCATTGCTGTGATTGTACTGGTAATTGCTGGATTTTTTCTGGCTCCTTTTGTAGGGGGCTAA